From the Arctopsyche grandis isolate Sample6627 chromosome 11, ASM5162203v2, whole genome shotgun sequence genome, one window contains:
- the LOC143919422 gene encoding uncharacterized protein LOC143919422 has product MRGYEKVVKYLIENRATMEKDKSNDYPIDVAVFHGNISIVEILIPNNNDKYLIHARFNNAIRKEDIDECKNIIQSLEETHPDWLESMFKGNNSLSVAVKYSNVSMLEYLIKYRINVKACDDWKKTLLVVAAEKNKSDALKLLLKLGADPNAKNIYGDSVLHILAQVDAVEDFELVQSKGIDLNIRDNDDWTPIHWAAYHGSVNILQLLLDKGVDINITTKDGWTPLIIAAENNKSDALKLLLKLGADPNAKNINGNSVLHFFAQVDAVEEFELMLSKGVDLNIRGNDDWTPIHWAARHGSINILQLLLDKGVDINITTKIGWTPLIIAAENNKSDALKLLLKLGVDLNIRDNDDWTPIHWAARHGSINILQLLLDKGVDINITTKIGSTPLIIAAKNNKSDALKLLLKLGADPNAKNIYGGSVLHFFAQVDAVEEFELMLSKGVDLNIRGNDDWTPIHWAARHGSINILQLLLDKGVDINITTKIGSTPLIIAAKNNKSDALKLLLKLGADPNAKNIYGGSVLHILAEVDAVEEFELLLTKKVDLNIRDNDDWTPIHWAAEHGSVNILQLLLDKGVDINITTKNGDSPLLLAAYNGKFNAIKCLLTNGANQKIVSKYGETLLHKSAYGCDVDAFKYIMELGCDLTIVDKLGNSLLHLAVHGGNEDMIKFLIEAGIDPNISDKHGWTPLHDISYDYRNVTTHIVELLINLGANPNSLSKCNQTPLHFASTGNNHIAASVLIEKGAEINSCINIGRSALHYASAKCNSKMIEFLLEKSAAANVIDSKVRSPLHHVSRNGKYEDVKLLLKHGADPCKLDKAGHTLLHLAAVHFRYRAVDHLIRNVEGIDVNARDVNGKTPLHLAAECGRVSIVGLLVRRGTDVRATDKDGNTPLDVATKLNRTKVVDFFNSLKDRSYVTEDSN; this is encoded by the exons ATGAGAGGCTATGAAAAAGTGGTAAAATATTTGATAGAAAACAGGGCAACAATGGAAAAAGATAAGTCGAATGATTATCCAATAGATGTGGCTGTATTTCACGGTAATATTAGCATTGTCGAGATTCTGATACCAAACAACAACGATAAGTATTTGATTCACGCTCGTTTTAACAATGCAATACGGAAAGAAGATATTGATGAATGTAAGAATATAATTCAAAGTTTAGAAGAAACGCATCCCGATTGGTTGGAGTCGATGTTTAAAGGGAACAATTCTCTTAGTGTGGCTGTAAAATATTCAAACGTAAGTATGTTAGAATACCTCATCAAATACAGAATAAACGTAAAGGCGTGCGATGATTGGAAGAAAACATTATTAGTCGTTGCtgctgaaaaaaataaatcagatGCACTGAAACTGTTACTGAAATTGGGAGCCGACCCAAATGCAAAGAACATTTATGGCGATTCGGTGTTGCATATTCTCGCCCAAGTAGATGCTGTGGAGGATTTCGAATTGGTACAGAGCAAAGGGATCGATCTGAATATTCGAGATAACGATGATTGGACACCGATTCATTGGGCTGCATACCATGGAAGTGTTAATATTCTGCAACTGCTTCTCGATAAAGGTGTCGACATCAATATCACTACTAAAGACGGGTGGACACCACTTATTATTGCtgctgaaaataataaatcagaTGCACTGAAACTCTTACTGAAATTGGGAGCCGACCCAAATGCAAAGAACATTAATGGCAATTCGGTGTTGCATTTTTTTGCCCAAGTAGATGCTGTGGAAGAATTCGAATTGATGCTGAGTAAAGGGGTTGATCTGAATATTCGAGGCAATGATGATTGGACACCGATTCATTGGGCTGCACGGCATGGAAGTATTAATATTCTGCAACTGCTTCTCGACAAAGGTGTCGACATCAATATCACAACTAAAATCGGGTGGACACCACTTATTATTGCtgctgaaaataataaatcagaTGCACTGAAACTCTTACTGAAATTGGGA GTTGATCTGAATATTCGAGACAATGATGATTGGACACCGATTCATTGGGCTGCACGGCATGGAAGTATTAATATTCTGCAACTGCTTCTCGACAAAGGTGTCGACATCAATATCACAACTAAAATCGGGTCGACACCACTTATCATTGctgctaaaaataataaatcagatGCACTGAAACTCTTACTGAAATTGGGAGCCGACCCAAATGCAAAGAACATTTATGGCGGTTCGGTGTTGCATTTTTTTGCCCAAGTAGATGCTGTGGAAGAATTCGAATTGATGCTGAGTAAAGGGGTTGATCTGAATATTCGAGGCAATGATGATTGGACACCGATTCATTGGGCTGCACGGCATGGAAGTATTAATATTCTGCAACTGCTTCTCGACAAAGGTGTCGACATCAATATCACAACTAAAATCGGGTCGACACCACTTATCATTGctgctaaaaataataaatcagatGCACTGAAACTCTTACTGAAATTGGGAGCCGACCCAAATGCAAAGAACATTTATGGCGGTTCGGTGTTGCATATTCTCGCCGAAGTAGATGCTGTGGAGGAATTCGAATTGCTACTGACCAAAAAGGTTGATCTGAATATTCGAGACAATGATGATTGGACACCGATTCATTGGGCTGCAGAGCATGGAAGTGTTAATATTCTGCAACTGCTTCTCGATAAAGGTGTCGACATCAATATCACTACTAAAAACGGTGACTCACCACTTCTTTTGGCAGCTTATAATGGTAAATTCAATGCAATAAAATGTCTACTTACGAATGGCGCTAATCAAAAAATCGTCTCTAAATACGGCGAAACTCTTCTCCACAAGTCAGCTTACGGATGTGATGTCGATGCTTTTAAATATATCATGGAATTGGGCTGTGATCTCACAATTGTCGATAAATTGGGTAATTCTTTATTACACTTGGCTGTCCATGGAGGAAATGAAGACATGATCAAGTTTTTGATTGAAGCTGGCATCGATCCGAACATTTCTGATAAGCATGGCTGGACACCACTTCATGATATTTCCTATGATTATCGAAATGTCACTACGCATATcgttgaattattaattaaccTGGGCGCTAATCCCAACTCATTAAGCAAATGCAATCAAACGCCCCTACACTTCGCATCTACAGGAAATAATCATATTGCAGCGTCTGTATTGATAGAAAAAGGCGCTGAAATCAACTCCTGCATTAATATTGGTCGATCTGCTTTACACTACGCATCTGCAAAATGCAATTCGAAAATGATTGAATTTCTCCTGGAAAAAAGTGCCGCGGCTAACGTGATTGATTCGAAAGTTCGGTCTCCTTTACACCATGTTTCAAGAAATGGTAAATATGAAGATGTGAAACTGTTGCTGAAACACGGTGCCGATCCCTGCAAATTGGATAAGGCAGGCCACACACTGCTTCATCTGGCCGCCGTGCACTTTCGATACCGCGCGGTAGATCATCTCATTCGCAACGTCGAGGGCATTGACGTGAATGCCCGAGACGTCAACGGCAAAACCCCTCTACATTTGGCAGCTGAGTGTGGAAGAGTTTCCATCGTGGGTCTCCTCGTCCGCCGAGGAACCGACGTAAGGGCCACGGACAAAGACGGCAACACGCCTTTAGACGTGGCAACCAAGCTTAATCGGACCAAGGTCGTGGACTTCTTCAATTCATTGAAAG ATAGATCTTATGTGACTGAAGACTCAAATTAA